The nucleotide sequence CGTATTGAACTAAACTCTACAATTTTGACGGAATTGAACTCTACAATTTTTGTCGAAATAAACTCTCTATAATTTCCTACCGAACTAAATGTTATAACTTTCTATTGTACAATCTATCGCAGAAATAGTAAACGACCTCTCTATGGACGAAAGCTAATAAATTACCCATGAGAGTCTCTTTTGCGCCGGCCAGGCCCGCCGAGGCCACGCTTCCTCTCAGCGTACGCAAGTCTTTCTTCAGCTGGGCGTTCTCCATTTCTAGTTCTTGAAGCTGCAACCAGAAAACTTGCCGTCAGTCCTCGTTCGAAATTGTCCGAAGATTCGAGGGAGATacgatttatttaaaaatttacagTTGTCGACGATTGGTcgaacgcgaggctcgaataatcgtatctcctcttcccaaattgtccattttcgtgcacaatctgagcgcgaattcgggagaatttactgtacatatagATCTAATATACAAGTAAATTGAGAGATATCGCGATTCTAACAGAAACTAATGTTCTGACAGAAATTATTCCGCAGATCATGTATTAGAACgtcctatatatgtatattacctTGAACGTGTCCTGAGTCGTCGAGGTCTCCTCCGGAACGTCTTTCTCCAAATCCTCGACCATCCTGATCAACCTTCCCTTCTCCTTCTCCACATCCTTCAGCTTTTGTTGAAGCTTCAGCACGAGACCGACGTCCACCGGTGCGTGGGCTGGTCCGTTTGTTTCTGGAGGCGATTTCTGATTGTGTACCTCTCCGTCCGGCGGACTGTCCGAATGCTGCGGAGTCCAGTCGATCGTCTCCACCCTTGAATAGGGAGTTGAAGAGGAGGCTGTTGACCGTACCGATCCGTAACCCAGGTCCTGGAAGATTAGAGAATAATGAACCAACTTGGTGTAGAGATAGTAGATTTTGGAAACTATTCTGCATATTACTAAACAGCGACACACGTAAAATACAATACGCCGAAGTCGTGAACCGTGGTTAAAAACCAtgttcattataatataattctgcATCGTAAACCGTAATCGTAATCCTGATCGTAGCCGTGACTGtaaatcgtaatcgtaatcgtaacCGTATTCGTGAGCGTGATCGAAAATCGTGTGTCGACCTTCATCGCGTTCTGCCTTGTGCCCTGCGAGCGCATCCTTTTATTAGTGCGTTGGTCAACTGTTACGAGTCTTCTTTCGAATTTAGCCGTTTCGTTCGATCAGCGCCTAATGCCCGCCGATCAACCTAGCAGCGCCGCGATGTTTAGATCGCGATGCTTATGTATACATACGTTGCACGAGGTTAACGCACGGGAGTCCGCGAGCACCGATCGGTTGTTGTGATTTCGGAGGTCGCTCAGAAATCGTAACGTGTTCGCGGATGCTACATTGGGAACAGTCTTTAGCAAGAGTCGAAGAACTCGACGAGGAAATGAGAGCTTTTAGAGATCACAAGCTAAGTTCCAAGAGATCTTACCAAGTTCTGATCGTCCGTTGGAAGCTCCGTGGATACGATTTGTCCGCTGCTACTGGAGGCATTGCTGAGGGATCGGGAATGAGCCGGAACGTGCATCGCCAGCTTCTGCTCAAGCGTTTCCACATACTGTTCCCGATCGTGGTAATCCTTCAGCAATCTCTGATAGGCGCCACGATCCTGGTCCTGATCCATCAGCAGCAGGTCCTTCTCCTGCTCCAACCGATGCTTCAAGTTCTCCTCGGCGCCGCGCTGGTTGGTCTTCATCCTCTCCGTGACCACTGATAGCTCCTTCTTCAGCCTCTCTAGCTCCTCCTCGAGCTTCTTATTGTGTAGTTCCTTCTCTTGACTACTCTTCTCCTTGTCCTGAAACGAGCAAGATTTTCAGCACCGTCTGTCATTAATTTTTACACCGTCTTCGACTTCCTTCGTCAAGAAAATGATTAAGCGCATCGAAAATCTCTCCCACCTGCAAGATGTCCATCTTCTCGTCTCTCTCGGCCTTGATAGTCCCCTGCATCTTCTCCAGTTCCTTCTCCTTCTCCAGCAAGATGATGTTTAGCTTCTTGTTCTCGGCGTCCACGGCCTTCAGGACCTCCAGTTTGTGTTTCAGCTCCGTCATCTCGTTCTGGACGTTCTTCAGCGACTGGTTCTCCTTCGACTAACAGAAACATGCCATACTCAGTTGGAAAAAGGTCAACTTGGTAAATTCCTGAAGTGATGCAGTAAtgtaaataattatagactcgaagtaACTATTACGTTCttagtgatatttaaacgaaacaGCAGAtttgcatatttttatattagaaataatagaaaatagaaatatacaaatatgatattttgttgaATTTTCGTTTAGACGtcggtaacaatgtaaaagttactttgagtctataattacgtTTACACTAGTGGAAACGTACCAGTTCAGTGATCTTCTGTTGCAAGGTCATGATCTTCTTCTCCAGGCCCTTGTTCAGCGACTTCACGTGTTCCACGCTCCTAGCTTCAGCCTTCAGCCTCCTGAACACCTTCTTCGCCAGGTGCCTCCTGATGCAGGCCTGCACGATCACGATGTCCTCCAGCTTCTTCTTGCAAGCCATCCTCACGAGGTAGCCTCGAGAGAACCGCTGGATCGTGATCGCAGCGGCGTTGTCCTTCATCTTCTTGTACCTCTCCCTCGCCATCTTGCCTCTGCCGTACTTCTGGATGCCGATGATTGTGCGCTTGATCTTCAGGTACCGCTGTCTCTTCAGCCAGCCCTTCACGCGAGCTTGGATCTTTATCGCGGCTCTTTCTTCTCTCACCGCCTGAGCCTTCTGTCTAGCGATGTAGCCTCTGCCGTGTCTCTGGAGACCCAGCACGGCACGCCGGATCTTTCTGTACCTGTTACCACAGATCAGACCTCGCACCGTCTTCTGGATCATGATGCAGGCGTCCCGTTGCCGGTCCGCGCGCAGCTTCTCCAGGTAGGCAACCTGGCCGGCCCGGAAGAGCACCTTCGACTTGCCGAACTTGAATTTGTCATCGTCCTTGATGTATCTGCACAGGTGATTAATTTGTAGAGTCTGTGAAGCCTCGCCACGTCTTCTTCATAACTCTGACCTTGCCATACTAATCCTTACAATTCCTAAAGCCCCACCACTCAAGTTAGAACTTATATACTTAATTTTCTAGACAGATGTATTCGCATCATTCATGCACTCAGAATTCATTACCAAAATAAAAGGAgcttaaagcagaacaaatgcTAAATTCTCCGATCGATAACAATAAGCGTTCCGGGTTTTGAGAGTTTCGAAATCTCGCGAAGTTCTGGATTCGAGTTTCGCGAGTCTAAAAATCAGGTTTCCAGTCATCTCGACTTAAAAAACCCTTCCGTGCTAGTCTCGGTAGTATAAAAAATGGGTCGAACCTCGCCAAAATACGCCTGCAGGTCTCCTTCAGGTCATCGCGTCTTATCTCCTTGAACTTGCACAGACACCTGTATCTGAGGAAGAACTCCCCGTACGTCCTCTGACTGGGGAACCCAGCAGCAGATATCCTGATGGTTTCCAGCACTCCACAGGCTCTCAGCTGTTGAACAGCTCGAACAGGATTGTACTCGAAAGCCTCCTTCGTGTCGTTCGGCTTGATACAGCGTACGTAGTGCGGCGTGGTAGCGTTTAATGTCGACATCAGCATGTTCAAGGAATCTCTGAACTGAGATCCCACCTGCGGATCAAATCGCGACAATGTAACTTCTGCCACTTTAACTAGAAACACGAAGAACAATTCTCTGTATACCGTTTTCTTGTTTTGCTTGGGAGTCACGGGCGCTGGCTTCTGGGCCGATATTTTCAGCCTGATGTTAGACGGCACGGATAGCTTTGGGTCTTCATCGCTGAAAAGCTTTTTCAATATTTTGTTCTGAAACAATTTTCACAGGTTCTTTAACGAGGCACTTGAACAACTCTCAAGGAAATACTGGCTGCTGATGTTTGACACAGCCGGACTCATAAAAGATTtgttagaatatagaatatagtctCGAAAATACGTCTACAAAGTATTAAGTCTGAAGTCTTGTAATTAGTTCTGAACAACTGAACTAGATTGATCCTCTAATCGGTCAAGCTTGTACAAGTCCGATTGTGGCAAAAATGGTCAAGGTGCGACAAACTCGTAAAATATCCCTCGACCCATCCAGGACCCGGACCTAagtaattttacaaatttattacACCTTGGCCAAGTTGCCGAATTGCTCTGTTAACGCACATCTCCGTTCCTGAGTGCGTCGACCTGCTCCTCGATCACGGTGTCCCTGTTCTTCTCGAGGAAGCCAATGGTCTCGTACTGCACCAGGTCAGCGAAATGGTGGATGAGGAAAGCGGAAGTACCGAACCGCGGCTTCTCGAAGTGCTTCGACTTCCCGCACTTCGCGTAGAGCTTCTCCGCCCAGGAACTGTCCGACCCTTTCGGCATCTGTCGTTCGAGCAAATCGCTTAGACAACTCGCCTCGGCTAGACCTCGACTGGAATTAGAAGTTCTTACTGACTCTGCACTCTTCGTCCAATAGGTCTAAGATGCCCAGCTTCGTCTCGATCAGATCGATGCAAGGCTGATTGTCGTAGAAGTCGATGAAGGTCCACTCGATCTCCTCCCGCAGGTACTCCTCCTGCTCCAGCTTGAACACGTGCTGGTTGAACTGCTGCTGCAGCTTCTCGTTCGCGTAATTGATGCAGAACTGTTCGAACGAGTTCACCTCGAACGTCTCGAACCCGTAGATATCGAGGACCCCGATGAACCACTGCGGCTTCTTCTGCGACTGCAACGAATTGTTGATGCCGGCCACGATCCAATTGAACAGCTCCGCGtagatgtgtttcgcgaggGCATCCCTGGCGCCGATCGCCTGATCCACGTTCATGGGTTTCAGAAACACCTCCCTCATCGAGACGATCTTGCGGTGGCACAGCCACTTTCGCATCGCCTTCATGTCCGTGCCTAACAGCTCGCATATCGTCAAGAGATGCTTGTCCGACGGCTGGAAGATCGAGCAACACGGTAATATTGTAAAACAGCCGTGGAAGCAGAGTTGGCCGCGAAAGCGCCTGACCTCCTTGCGGAATAAATGCTTCATTGTTCACGTAAAGAGTCCAGATATTGACACCTTCGGAGCAGGAAAGCTCAATGGGCTGCGCGAGAAAGCCGTCCCTTTGATCCGCTGAGCGGGATCCGAAGGTAGAAAGGAAACTCGCTGGgagataaaaagaaaaagaaggccGCTCCGTAAAGGGAATTGCTGGTCCCTTTTCTTGAATCTCGTAGCCCCTTTGATAAGGAAGACGGCGGTTCTCTGGAGAAGGGAATTGCCGGATCTCTTTAGCCGAGGTAAGCAGTGGAAATCGAGGGGCCTCGCCGCGAAGGGAaggtagctaaattgttaatggaGGTCAGGCGCCTTTCGACCGTCTGCACCGCTCGAGACCGCGGATATTTACGGAAATGTAGCTGGCCTCGGTGTCGTTGACATTCGCGTTCTGCACGTCAGTGTTTCTGATATCAACATTGCCTAAATGAATGATGGCCGCTAAAATGCGCAGCATGTCGTCCTGCTGTTTAGACGTGAAACCGAGCATGGTGAGCGCGGTGATCGTCTCGTCGAAGCACGTCAGATCGTCGACACCGTCGATCAACGGATTATTTCCTTGGTTCAGATAGTGAAACTGATTCTGATGACCTAGATGCAAGTGCGGTAGGCGAGACGCGGCTGCGCACATTTGGTAAAATACGTGATAATTCCTTTCCTCATTCGCCTAGGGAATTGCTCGTTTATAGTAATCGGCATCAGAGAAACCAGACCGCCGGCCGTTATCGTGTTCGAATCGCTACTCGTAATCGTTACCTGAAACACCACCCGCGACTTCTCCAGCAGATAGGTCCGCATACTGGCCCCGGTTATGTGATAGTGCTTGTTGAACTGTATCTCGATGAACTTGCCGAATCTCGACGAGTTGTCGTTCCTCGTTGTCTTCGCGTTCCCGATCGCCTCCATGATCGGCAACGAGGCCAGCACCTTCTTCTCCACCTGTGTCTCCGTCGTCGAACCACCAACCGTCGCGAAATATCGCATCG is from Megalopta genalis isolate 19385.01 chromosome 4, iyMegGena1_principal, whole genome shotgun sequence and encodes:
- the didum gene encoding dilute class unconventional myosin isoform X5; the encoded protein is MTTKELYVKGGRVWVPHPEKVWEGAVLLEDYKVKQPSLKVRTNDTKQTKVLKIASDIDLPPLRNPDILIGENNLTSLSFLHEPAVLYNLQIRFQRHCIYTYCGIVLVAFNPYNELPIYGNDTIWAYRGQAMGDLEPHIFAVAEEAYTKLEREGHDQSIIVSGESGAGKTVSAKYTMRYFATVGGSTTETQVEKKVLASLPIMEAIGNAKTTRNDNSSRFGKFIEIQFNKHYHITGASMRTYLLEKSRVVFQANEERNYHVFYQMCAAASRLPHLHLGHQNQFHYLNQGNNPLIDGVDDLTCFDETITALTMLGFTSKQQDDMLRILAAIIHLGNVDIRNTDVQNANVNDTEASYISPSDKHLLTICELLGTDMKAMRKWLCHRKIVSMREVFLKPMNVDQAIGARDALAKHIYAELFNWIVAGINNSLQSQKKPQWFIGVLDIYGFETFEVNSFEQFCINYANEKLQQQFNQHVFKLEQEEYLREEIEWTFIDFYDNQPCIDLIETKLGILDLLDEECRMPKGSDSSWAEKLYAKCGKSKHFEKPRFGTSAFLIHHFADLVQYETIGFLEKNRDTVIEEQVDALRNGDNKILKKLFSDEDPKLSVPSNIRLKISAQKPAPVTPKQNKKTVGSQFRDSLNMLMSTLNATTPHYVRCIKPNDTKEAFEYNPVRAVQQLRACGVLETIRISAAGFPSQRTYGEFFLRYRCLCKFKEIRRDDLKETCRRILARYIKDDDKFKFGKSKVLFRAGQVAYLEKLRADRQRDACIMIQKTVRGLICGNRYRKIRRAVLGLQRHGRGYIARQKAQAVREERAAIKIQARVKGWLKRQRYLKIKRTIIGIQKYGRGKMARERYKKMKDNAAAITIQRFSRGYLVRMACKKKLEDIVIVQACIRRHLAKKVFRRLKAEARSVEHVKSLNKGLEKKIMTLQQKITELSKENQSLKNVQNEMTELKHKLEVLKAVDAENKKLNIILLEKEKELEKMQGTIKAERDEKMDILQDKEKSSQEKELHNKKLEEELERLKKELSVVTERMKTNQRGAEENLKHRLEQEKDLLLMDQDQDRGAYQRLLKDYHDREQYVETLEQKLAMHVPAHSRSLSNASSSSGQIVSTELPTDDQNLDLGYGSVRSTASSSTPYSRVETIDWTPQHSDSPPDGEVHNQKSPPETNGPAHAPVDVGLVLKLQQKLKDVEKEKGRLIRMVEDLEKDVPEETSTTQDTFKLQELEMENAQLKKDLRTLRGSVASAGLAGAKETLMGQIAALQEELERRREECIQLHSVLADNTRGMKSLGSNYGRDVDIINEDGELVLAFETQKKINRQLEDELQMKEKGWREQRIEWGAEIDRLQEEIEKQQKLLSVNLSKSPQTQAEAYMQHEIVRLTTENLELQEKFDKIAEECRKFKRQLKILSKRLRDAGLPDTTEHASDSPMMSSTGNSNDNGSNMPAIRKKERDYEGMFEFRQDDVNVIIRHLVIELKPRVAVTLLPGLPAYILFMCIRHTDCVNDDQKVRLLLTAYLNAVKRVVKKRTDLDSSVLWLSNTLRLLHSLKQYSGDKPFQIENTPRQNEQCLRNFDLNEYRVVMSNVALWIFNCIITNLKEKIQALTVPALLEHEAITGITGRPRSSSVGEEPESTQQKLDKLLDELSSVYRILQYHGVDSEIIVQLFKQLFYFMCASAVNNLLLRNELCQWTKGMQIRYNLSHLEQWGRDRKLEQASEALLPIIQAAQLLQARKTDADVASVCEMCSKLTANQIVKILNLYTPADDFESRVPVSFIKKVQDKLKERGEKSEQLLMDLKFSYPVRFPFNPSNIRLEDIETPEVLHLPMLKKV